The nucleotide sequence AAAAAACTTTACTATAGATTTATAGGTtcttaaaaagaataaaagaatcaaataaatttctaaaaaattttgtaATGGATTTGTAAATTATAGTTTCAATTCATGGAAAATACTTTTTTAACTAATGTTTTCAATACATTAAAatatctatataaaaaaaatctcaaaGCCAATATCTTTTAATAATATTAGCTAACACTTTGTACTAACATTTTAGTTTTTACTATTAGAAtttaatgtaatttaaaatttagtcTTTAGCATCTAGAATAGACCAAGTATTGGCTCAAATGAAACATTTAGTAGCCTAATATTGTTCATTTAACAAGCTTGTTTTGGTAAGAACTTTGTTTGCATGGCCTCCTTCCTTGACAAATGTTGTTTCcaatttttttagaaaagaaaaaggtaGAAGGAGAAACATACCTTGAGCTGATATCGCCAATCAAAGAAAAGGCATATTCCAAAGTGCTTGAACATCATTTCCTTATCATCGTACGGCAACCTCGGAACTATATCATTGCAATAAACAAACCTACAATACCTTACCGAATGTTCCTTCAATTTCTgtttcatataaattgcatatgCTTCATCTCCAACTCTCGGTTGCCCAAACGTGTAGATCCCTTCAAGCCTCTCCAACAACAACGTCTCTTCATGCAAAAACAACACTGTCCCAAACAATATTGCAAGTGCACCTCCCAAACTATGACCCGTTACTATGAACTTTGCTTTCTCattttcactcagcctttttcttAGAATGTCCCTAATAACATAATATGCTAATGGCGGAAGACGCTCGTCTCTTTCCATTTCCTTTGGCCACCCCACATTCTTTTGTAGCCCTAATGCTTTCATGAAGCCGCCGTGCATTCTTCCCACGCCGGGGATTCCGTACCATGAGATGTCGATGTCCGTGCACCAATCGTCCGCGTTGAAGGGTTCTGTTCCTCTGAAGGCCACAACATATGTGTCCCGGTTTTGGTGTTTGTCTAAAGCTATCAACACTTGAGTTGACGCCTTTTCTTGATACTCTGTTCAACGCATCTCAAATGTAAGATATGCTCTATTTTTACAAGGCTCAATTGGAATCTCATGTAAATGTAATTAATCTGATTCAATTTAGGTAGAaattcacgtaaagttgataattgagaattattagatgaaaatttaatcaaatccgtcaaattatttaattattctcattaatcaactttacgtgaagttaacTATTCTtgaatttttacctttaatttacTACTATATATACAGTATATACATAGTAAATCAAATCAGTTTAATTCTATTTATATATTACACGTTTTTCTAatagtaaattaaataaatttaatttgatttacataTAAACAACatcaattgaattaaattgattcCATTTATATAAAAGTGTTTAGAAAAAACGTATAACCAAAATTGGTTTAAGATATCTGCATAATTTTAAATCACAAACTATTTATTGGCGTGAATTACCCGAAATATTTTgtgtaaaacaaggtattgtttaCTTTGTGATGTTTATAAACGAGATTAATTAATATGAAACAGTATAAAATGGTTCTTAGTTGTTATTACCATTCCAGCAGTCAAAGAAGCCCACATATTCCATCTGCAAATATAGACAAAAATCAGAAGAAACATTAATTATTAGAGATATGAAAAGAGATGGACTAGTAATTAATTGAATACCTTCCAGTGATCTTCGACAGTAGTTTCAATATGAGCAGCATTTTCATAGGATGCTTTTGAGGCCATCATAGAAAGTGCAATATAGTATTTGCTATCTTCACGAGTGATGCCATCCAATTTTACTCGCACATCTAAATTCCCAATACAAGACAAATACTTTGCTGATCTTGGATCCGGCAACACTAACTTCCCTGTTCACAAATAGGTTATTTTCAAAATACAAAACATCATCATCTTCTTAACGTAAAATTATGACATGTATTCTAAAAATACATGTTTGCTAAAttctatttaaaattataatatagaTATAGTGTACTACTAGGGTGTAACAAAATCCTTGAGAAAAATTTAAGggtgaatttattattttttgttaatatttttagtTGTGAGTTTAATTTCGTTTTtcagtttaataatttaataatatatttttaatttatatttttaaatattattagtaaaaaataataaattttgattgccttttaatatttctaaaaatgcATAAggcatttttaaaattttggtaaGCCTAGCCAGTTTATTTATGaagaataaatatttaaattattttttaataNNNNNNNNNNNNNNNNNNNNNNNNNTATTTAAGTTTCGAGAATTACACTCTTAACTAATTAGTTCTTTCGTAGTTTTTCAATAAATAATAGGGTTAAGAACACATATAAGCTAATGGCAGACTAAAATTACACAAATCAGCCAAAATAAAAACTGCTTCATAAATTCACCAATGCACGTTTATATGTAGCTAAATTTGAATTCCATTtttacataattcgaaccaggtgggttcgaattatacacaaacacacccacacactaattcgaaccagctggattcgaattacacacagtaaattaataatttattaaaaaaattttattaaaaaaattattaaaaaaattaataatttaaaaattaaaaaatatatattttatttcatacattaaaaaaagctaacaaaataatggcttaaaaaatgttagaagtactataaaaatttgtaatgttctaaaaacttaggtaa is from Arachis ipaensis cultivar K30076 chromosome B01, Araip1.1, whole genome shotgun sequence and encodes:
- the LOC107626793 gene encoding uncharacterized protein LOC107626793 → MAAKTSDDCDKGFADSYMLLKHEDARFFDLLHVLTSRNMSRRRFVESHADGEVDESFGHRWLIFISILSQKLLQFVAKPLAFFGICVELLINLIALNGGIFYIIFNFLRGKLVLPDPRSAKYLSCIGNLDVRVKLDGITREDSKYYIALSMMASKASYENAAHIETTVEDHWKMEYVGFFDCWNEYQEKASTQVLIALDKHQNRDTYVVAFRGTEPFNADDWCTDIDISWYGIPGVGRMHGGFMKALGLQKNVGWPKEMERDERLPPLAYYVIRDILRKRLSENEKAKFIVTGHSLGGALAILFGTVLFLHEETLLLERLEGIYTFGQPRVGDEAYAIYMKQKLKEHSVRYCRFVYCNDIVPRLPYDDKEMMFKHFGICLFFDWRYQLKVLEEEPNKNYFSLWCVIPMTMNAILELIRSFTIAYQNGPHYKEGWLLFAFRVIGVLIPGLPAHGPQDYLNSTLLGPIEKHLKAE